The following are encoded in a window of Shewanella psychrotolerans genomic DNA:
- the dapB gene encoding 4-hydroxy-tetrahydrodipicolinate reductase, with the protein MTEQVRVAITGGSGRMGRTLIESAKLSSNIFLGAAIERAGSTLIGVDAGELAGVGAMNVAITDSLDLAVDDFDILIDFTSPEASVVHTDWCARNGKGIVIGTTGFNHAQKEQIAAYAETTPIVMAPNMSVGVNLMWRLLELTAEVMGDYTDIEIIEGHHRHKKDAPSGTALKMGEVIAEVLGRDLEKCAIYGREGITEERSRETIGFSTIRAGDLVGEHTAMFADIGERLEITHKASSRMTFANGAMRAAFWLGDQVPGLYDMQQVLGLKD; encoded by the coding sequence ATGACAGAGCAAGTAAGAGTCGCTATTACTGGTGGCAGTGGTCGTATGGGCCGCACTCTTATTGAATCGGCAAAGCTTAGTAGCAATATCTTTTTAGGTGCAGCGATTGAGCGTGCGGGTTCAACATTGATTGGAGTTGATGCTGGCGAGTTAGCAGGTGTTGGCGCAATGAATGTTGCGATAACAGATTCCCTTGATCTTGCTGTTGATGATTTTGATATTCTGATTGATTTTACCTCGCCCGAAGCCAGTGTAGTCCACACTGACTGGTGTGCACGTAATGGTAAAGGTATTGTGATCGGCACAACCGGTTTTAATCATGCTCAAAAAGAGCAGATTGCAGCATATGCTGAAACAACGCCTATCGTGATGGCACCGAATATGTCAGTAGGTGTGAACTTAATGTGGCGTTTGCTTGAGTTAACCGCTGAGGTGATGGGTGACTATACCGATATCGAGATCATCGAAGGTCACCACCGACATAAAAAAGATGCACCTTCGGGAACGGCTCTCAAAATGGGAGAGGTGATTGCTGAAGTGTTAGGTCGCGATTTAGAAAAATGTGCGATTTATGGGCGTGAAGGGATCACTGAAGAGCGTAGTCGTGAAACCATTGGTTTCTCTACTATCCGCGCGGGTGATCTCGTGGGTGAGCATACGGCTATGTTTGCTGATATCGGTGAGCGCTTAGAGATCACCCATAAAGCCTCTAGTAGGATGACCTTTGCCAATGGCGCAATGCGCGCTGCATTTTGGCTCGGTGATCAAGTCCCTGGACTTTATGACATGCAGCAGGTTTTAGGTCTGAAAGATTAG
- a CDS encoding M48 family metallopeptidase, with translation MKQLTAVLVVLLLAGCAMTQSPTGRNQTLLFSSQQMDQMGAESFAQMKKQQKVSQDKQVNQYVTCVAERITSVLPGRQPNWEVVVFESDQVNAFALPGGHIGVYSGLLKVAKNQDQLATVIGHEVAHVLANHSNEQVSRAQLTGVGMQIADAAIDVSGLSNKDLYMSALGLGAQYGFILPYGRAQESEADVMGVELMARAGFDPSQSINLWQNMAKAGGNQGPELLSTHPSHRHRIADLQQMLPQVTPLYRTASASVKNRCD, from the coding sequence ATGAAGCAGTTAACCGCGGTGCTGGTGGTCCTACTATTAGCCGGTTGTGCAATGACACAGTCGCCTACTGGGCGTAATCAGACTTTATTGTTTTCATCGCAGCAGATGGATCAGATGGGCGCCGAATCATTTGCTCAGATGAAAAAGCAGCAGAAGGTGAGCCAGGATAAGCAGGTTAATCAATATGTGACCTGTGTGGCCGAGCGTATCACTTCCGTCTTACCAGGCCGTCAGCCAAATTGGGAGGTGGTGGTGTTTGAGTCCGATCAGGTTAACGCGTTTGCCTTGCCAGGTGGTCATATCGGTGTCTATAGCGGGCTGCTCAAGGTGGCGAAGAACCAAGACCAGTTGGCAACTGTGATAGGTCATGAGGTGGCCCATGTGCTAGCGAACCACAGCAACGAGCAGGTCTCAAGAGCCCAGTTAACGGGTGTGGGTATGCAGATCGCCGACGCTGCCATCGATGTTAGCGGATTAAGTAATAAAGATCTCTATATGTCGGCCCTGGGACTGGGGGCCCAGTATGGTTTTATCCTCCCTTATGGCCGGGCACAAGAGAGTGAAGCCGATGTCATGGGGGTTGAGTTAATGGCACGAGCGGGGTTCGATCCTAGCCAGAGTATCAATCTGTGGCAAAACATGGCGAAGGCGGGGGGCAATCAAGGCCCTGAGCTGTTATCGACTCACCCTTCTCATAGACATCGCATTGCCGACCTGCAACAGATGTTGCCCCAAGTAACGCCTCTGTATCGCACCGCAAGTGCCAGTGTAAAAAATCGCTGTGACTAG
- the ftsH gene encoding ATP-dependent zinc metalloprotease FtsH, giving the protein MSDMAKNLILWVVIAVVLMSVFQGYSPSSSNSLKMDYSAFLDDVRSGQINTVEVKSDQRTIEGTKRTGEKFTTIMPMYDQDLINDLDRKGVTMKGQEAEESGFLTQIFISWFPMLLLIGVWIFFMRQMQGGGGKGAMSFGKSKAKLMGEDQIKTTFGDVAGCDEAKEDVKELVDYLKEPTKFQKLGGRIPTGVLLVGPPGTGKTLLAKAIAGEAKVPFFTISGSDFVEMFVGVGASRVRDMFEQAKKSAPCIIFIDEIDAVGRQRGAGVGGGHDEREQTLNQMLVEMDGFEGNEGIIVIAATNRPDVLDAALLRPGRFDRQVVVGLPDVRGREQILKVHMRKVPLADDVKASVIARGTPGFSGADLANLVNEAALFAARGNRRVVGMEEFESAKDKIMMGAERRTMVMSEDEKEMTAYHEAGHAIVGCLVPEHDPVHKVTIIPRGRALGVTFFLPEADAISQSRRKLESQISVAYGGRLAEELIYGSERVSTGASQDIKYATSIARNMVTQWGFSEKLGPVLYAEDDNEVFLGRSMGKSQHMSDETAKVIDDEVKMIIDSNYDRAHKFLTDNMDILHAMKDALMKYETLDSTQIDDLMSRREVRAPADWNMDENGSNGDHKGGKQAEVNDAEVVEPQSEASTPSDTKGVDESPVTK; this is encoded by the coding sequence TTGAGTGATATGGCAAAAAATTTAATTCTCTGGGTTGTCATCGCCGTTGTGCTGATGTCAGTGTTTCAGGGCTATTCCCCCTCTTCATCAAATTCGTTGAAGATGGATTATTCCGCATTCCTGGATGATGTCCGTTCAGGGCAGATTAATACTGTCGAAGTTAAAAGCGACCAACGTACCATTGAGGGTACAAAGCGAACGGGTGAAAAATTCACGACGATTATGCCCATGTACGATCAAGATTTGATTAATGATCTTGACCGCAAAGGCGTGACCATGAAGGGTCAAGAAGCCGAAGAGTCTGGCTTCTTAACTCAGATATTCATCTCTTGGTTCCCAATGCTTCTGCTTATTGGTGTGTGGATATTCTTCATGCGCCAGATGCAAGGTGGCGGCGGAAAGGGCGCTATGTCATTTGGTAAGAGTAAAGCCAAATTGATGGGTGAAGATCAGATCAAGACGACCTTTGGTGACGTTGCTGGTTGTGATGAAGCTAAAGAAGACGTTAAAGAGTTGGTTGATTACCTGAAAGAACCAACCAAATTCCAAAAACTAGGTGGTCGCATTCCTACTGGTGTGTTACTTGTTGGGCCTCCTGGTACAGGTAAAACCTTACTTGCAAAGGCGATTGCTGGTGAAGCTAAGGTGCCTTTCTTTACTATCTCAGGTTCAGATTTTGTTGAGATGTTTGTCGGTGTCGGTGCATCACGTGTGCGTGACATGTTTGAACAAGCGAAAAAATCAGCACCGTGCATCATCTTTATCGATGAGATTGATGCCGTTGGTCGCCAGCGTGGTGCCGGTGTCGGTGGTGGTCACGATGAGCGTGAGCAAACATTAAACCAGATGCTGGTTGAGATGGATGGTTTTGAAGGTAATGAAGGTATTATTGTTATTGCCGCGACTAACCGCCCAGACGTACTCGATGCAGCGCTGCTGCGTCCAGGTCGTTTTGACCGTCAAGTGGTTGTTGGCTTGCCTGATGTGCGCGGTCGTGAACAGATCCTGAAAGTGCATATGCGTAAAGTGCCATTAGCCGATGATGTCAAGGCGAGCGTTATTGCGCGTGGTACTCCAGGTTTCTCTGGTGCGGATTTGGCCAACCTTGTCAACGAAGCTGCGCTATTCGCTGCACGTGGAAATCGCCGCGTTGTTGGAATGGAAGAGTTTGAAAGTGCGAAAGACAAGATCATGATGGGCGCTGAGCGTCGCACTATGGTGATGTCAGAAGATGAGAAAGAGATGACCGCCTACCATGAAGCGGGTCATGCGATTGTGGGTTGCTTAGTACCGGAGCATGATCCTGTGCACAAGGTGACTATTATTCCACGTGGTCGTGCGTTGGGTGTGACTTTCTTCTTGCCTGAAGCCGATGCTATCAGCCAGAGCCGTAGAAAGCTTGAGAGCCAGATCTCTGTGGCTTACGGTGGACGTCTTGCCGAAGAGCTTATCTATGGTAGCGAACGCGTATCGACCGGCGCTTCACAAGATATTAAGTATGCGACGTCTATTGCGCGTAACATGGTAACGCAGTGGGGCTTCTCTGAAAAACTGGGTCCTGTGCTTTATGCTGAAGATGATAACGAAGTTTTCCTTGGACGCAGTATGGGTAAATCACAGCATATGTCTGATGAGACTGCCAAAGTTATCGATGACGAAGTTAAGATGATTATCGATAGTAACTATGACAGAGCCCATAAGTTCTTAACTGATAATATGGATATTCTTCATGCGATGAAAGATGCGTTGATGAAGTATGAAACTCTTGATTCTACTCAGATAGACGATCTTATGTCTCGTCGAGAAGTACGCGCTCCTGCCGATTGGAATATGGACGAAAATGGCAGTAATGGCGATCATAAAGGTGGCAAGCAAGCTGAGGTTAATGATGCTGAGGTTGTAGAGCCTCAGAGCGAAGCATCGACTCCAAGCGATACAAAAGGTGTTGATGAGTCACCTGTTACTAAATAA
- the greA gene encoding transcription elongation factor GreA — protein MNKVPMTVVGAEQLRKELDFLKFDKRPKIAEAIGIARELGDLKENAEYHAAREEQGLCEARIRDIEGKLSNVQIIDVTKMENTGRVIFGTTVTILNLDTEEESTYRIVGEDEANIRENLISVSSPIARGLVGKSEGDEVTISTPGGVTDFEITAVEYI, from the coding sequence ATGAATAAGGTTCCGATGACAGTTGTTGGTGCAGAACAACTACGTAAAGAGTTAGATTTTTTAAAGTTTGATAAGCGCCCTAAGATTGCTGAAGCTATCGGTATCGCAAGAGAGTTAGGTGATCTGAAAGAGAATGCTGAGTACCATGCGGCCCGCGAAGAGCAGGGATTATGTGAAGCTCGTATCAGAGACATCGAAGGCAAATTATCGAATGTGCAAATTATCGATGTTACTAAGATGGAAAATACAGGGCGAGTGATTTTCGGCACGACGGTGACTATCTTAAATCTTGATACCGAAGAAGAGTCAACTTACCGTATAGTGGGTGAAGATGAAGCTAATATCAGAGAGAATTTGATCTCAGTATCATCGCCAATCGCGAGAGGCTTAGTCGGTAAATCAGAGGGGGACGAAGTTACAATCTCTACCCCTGGTGGTGTGACCGACTTTGAAATTACAGCGGTTGAATATATCTAA
- the yhbY gene encoding ribosome assembly RNA-binding protein YhbY, which produces MNLTTKQKQHLKGLAHNLKPVVQLGSNGLTEGVLAEIDNALSHHELIKVKVASGDRELKNAVVDAIVRETRAEKVQLIGHVLVLFRQSPEMKIAIPRAK; this is translated from the coding sequence ATGAACTTAACAACCAAACAAAAACAGCACTTAAAGGGCTTAGCACATAACTTAAAGCCTGTTGTACAGCTTGGTTCCAATGGTCTGACTGAAGGCGTACTGGCTGAAATTGATAATGCACTCTCTCATCATGAATTAATCAAAGTGAAAGTAGCCTCTGGTGACAGAGAGCTAAAAAATGCAGTCGTTGACGCCATAGTACGCGAAACCCGAGCTGAAAAAGTTCAGCTAATCGGTCACGTATTGGTCCTTTTTCGTCAATCTCCAGAAATGAAGATTGCCATTCCAAGAGCAAAGTAA
- the carA gene encoding glutamine-hydrolyzing carbamoyl-phosphate synthase small subunit, with the protein MAWLFSEVALTKSALLVLEDGTVFTGTAIGADGLAVGEVVFNTSMTGYQEILTDPSYSRQIVTLTYPHIGNTGTNSEDIESDAVHACGLIIRDLPLIASNFRNQQSLSDYLKANNVVGIADIDTRKLTRILREKGAQAGAILVGDMDEAKALEAARAFPGLKGMDLAKEVTTDKQYQWRSGSWRLVGGLPDDTPESELKFKVVAYDYGVKRNILRMLVDRGCDVTVVPAQTPASEVLAMNPDGVFLSNGPGDPEPCDYAISAIQDILKTDIPVFGICLGHQLLALASGAKTLKMKFGHHGANHPVSNIELGNVMITSQNHGFAADEASLPANIKVTHKSLFDGSLQGIHLTDKPAFSFQGHPEASPGPHDAAPLFNHFIELIEQYRHNAK; encoded by the coding sequence ATGGCTTGGCTCTTTTCGGAGGTCGCGTTGACAAAGTCTGCCTTACTCGTACTCGAAGATGGAACCGTATTTACTGGCACTGCAATTGGTGCCGATGGACTTGCAGTTGGTGAAGTTGTTTTTAACACTTCGATGACTGGTTACCAAGAAATTCTTACGGATCCTTCCTATTCTCGTCAAATCGTTACTTTAACTTACCCCCACATTGGTAACACAGGAACCAATAGTGAAGATATTGAATCTGATGCGGTTCACGCATGCGGGTTAATTATTAGAGATCTTCCTCTAATCGCAAGTAACTTCAGAAACCAGCAATCCCTAAGCGATTACTTAAAAGCTAACAATGTCGTAGGTATTGCCGATATCGATACGCGTAAATTAACGCGTATTTTAAGGGAAAAAGGGGCGCAGGCTGGCGCAATTTTAGTCGGTGATATGGATGAAGCTAAAGCGCTTGAAGCGGCTAGAGCTTTCCCTGGATTAAAAGGCATGGATCTCGCCAAAGAAGTGACCACAGATAAACAATATCAGTGGCGCAGTGGTAGCTGGCGTTTAGTTGGTGGTTTACCTGACGATACTCCTGAATCAGAGTTGAAGTTTAAGGTCGTCGCTTATGACTACGGCGTTAAACGCAATATCTTACGCATGCTGGTTGACCGCGGTTGTGATGTGACCGTTGTACCTGCACAAACACCTGCGAGCGAAGTGCTTGCAATGAACCCAGATGGCGTGTTTTTATCCAATGGCCCAGGTGATCCAGAGCCATGTGACTACGCGATTAGCGCGATTCAAGATATCTTGAAAACTGATATTCCAGTGTTTGGGATCTGCTTAGGTCATCAATTACTGGCATTGGCTTCAGGTGCAAAAACCTTAAAGATGAAGTTTGGCCATCACGGTGCAAACCACCCTGTCAGTAATATTGAGCTAGGTAATGTGATGATCACCAGCCAAAACCACGGTTTTGCTGCAGATGAAGCAAGTTTGCCTGCCAACATCAAAGTGACCCATAAATCACTGTTTGATGGTTCTTTGCAAGGCATCCATCTTACCGATAAGCCTGCGTTTAGCTTCCAGGGTCACCCTGAAGCGAGTCCAGGTCCTCATGATGCGGCCCCATTGTTTAATCACTTTATCGAGTTGATTGAGCAGTATCGTCACAACGCTAAGTAG
- the carB gene encoding carbamoyl-phosphate synthase large subunit encodes MPKRTDIKSILILGAGPIVIGQACEFDYSGAQACKALREEGYRVILVNSNPATIMTDPEMADATYIEPIHWEVVRNIIAKERPDAILPTMGGQTALNCALRLESEGVLAEFNVEMIGATADAIDKAEDRSRFDEAMKAIGLECPRAGIARSMEDAYGVLEEVGFPCIIRPSFTMGGSGGGIAYNKEEFEEICSQGLELSPTTELLIDESLIGWKEYEMEVVRDRNDNCIIVCSIENFDPMGVHTGDSITVAPAQTLTDKEYQLMRNASLAVLREIGVETGGSNVQFGINPIDGRMVIIEMNPRVSRSSALASKATGFPIAKIAAKLAVGFTLDELSNDITGGATPASFEPAIDYVVTKVPRFNFEKFAGANDRLTTQMKSVGEVMAIGRTFQESLQKALRGLEVGVNGLDPIIDIEDNDALSRIRHELKEPGAERIWYIGDAFRAGLSLEDIFKLTNIDPWFLVQIEELLSLEAQVKESGMSSMDKDFLYKLKRKGFADSRLAALLGVSESEMRKLRYRHEIYPVYKRVDTCAAEFSTDTAYMYSTYEEECEANPTNRDKIMVIGGGPNRIGQGIEFDYCCVHAALALREDGFETIMVNCNPETVSTDYDTSDRLYFESVTLEDVLEIVRIEKPKGVIVQYGGQTPLKLARDLEAAGVPIIGTSPDAIDRAEDRERFQQAIQRLEMKQPENDTVTTVEGAVISGERIGYPLVVRPSYVLGGRAMEIVYDEQDLRRYFSEAVSVSNASPVLLDRFLDNATEVDIDAICDGKDVVVGAIMEHIEQAGVHSGDSGCSLPPYTLSQAIQDEMREQVRKLAMELGVVGLMNVQFAVQDNTIYMIEVNPRAARTVPFVSKATGVPLAKIAARVMAGQSLEEQGFTKEVIPPFYSVKEVVLPFNKFPGVDPLLGPEMRSTGEVMGVGDTFAEAYAKAQLGATSEVPKSGRALLSVRNSDKNRVADLAAKLIELGYEIDATHGTAVVLGEAGINPRLVNKVHEGRPHILDRIKNDEYTYIVNTTEGRQAIEDSRQLRRGALRYKVNYTTTLNAAFATCMAHAADDRTNVTSVQELHKRIKG; translated from the coding sequence ATGCCAAAACGTACAGATATAAAAAGTATTCTAATCCTGGGCGCAGGCCCGATTGTGATTGGTCAAGCATGTGAGTTTGATTACTCTGGAGCTCAGGCCTGTAAAGCGCTTCGCGAAGAGGGTTATCGAGTTATTTTGGTTAACTCTAACCCTGCGACTATTATGACTGACCCTGAAATGGCCGATGCAACCTATATCGAGCCTATTCATTGGGAAGTTGTGCGTAACATTATTGCCAAAGAGCGTCCAGATGCCATTTTGCCAACCATGGGTGGTCAAACGGCATTGAACTGTGCACTTCGCTTAGAAAGCGAAGGTGTACTGGCTGAATTTAATGTTGAAATGATTGGCGCGACAGCCGATGCTATCGATAAAGCTGAAGATCGCAGTCGCTTCGATGAAGCAATGAAAGCGATTGGTCTCGAGTGTCCGCGTGCAGGTATTGCTCGTAGCATGGAAGATGCTTATGGCGTACTTGAAGAAGTAGGATTCCCTTGTATTATTCGCCCATCATTTACTATGGGTGGGAGCGGCGGTGGTATCGCTTATAACAAGGAAGAGTTTGAAGAGATCTGTTCTCAAGGCCTAGAGCTTTCACCAACCACCGAGCTGCTTATCGATGAGTCGTTAATTGGTTGGAAAGAGTATGAGATGGAAGTGGTTCGTGACCGTAACGATAACTGTATTATCGTGTGTTCAATCGAAAACTTCGATCCTATGGGTGTCCATACTGGTGATTCAATCACAGTTGCTCCAGCACAAACATTAACTGATAAAGAGTATCAGTTGATGCGTAACGCATCACTCGCTGTGCTGCGTGAGATTGGTGTTGAAACCGGTGGCTCTAACGTTCAGTTTGGTATCAATCCTATAGACGGCCGTATGGTTATCATCGAGATGAACCCTCGCGTATCGCGTTCATCTGCCTTGGCATCTAAAGCAACGGGATTCCCGATTGCTAAGATTGCTGCCAAACTTGCAGTTGGCTTTACCCTTGATGAATTGAGCAATGATATTACTGGCGGCGCAACGCCAGCATCATTTGAGCCAGCTATCGATTATGTAGTGACTAAAGTACCGCGCTTTAACTTTGAAAAGTTTGCTGGCGCAAATGACCGTTTAACCACCCAGATGAAATCTGTGGGTGAAGTGATGGCGATTGGTCGTACTTTCCAAGAGTCGCTGCAGAAAGCACTGCGCGGCCTAGAGGTTGGTGTTAACGGCTTAGACCCAATTATCGATATCGAAGATAATGATGCGTTGTCTCGTATTCGCCACGAATTAAAAGAGCCAGGTGCTGAGCGTATTTGGTATATTGGCGATGCATTCCGTGCGGGTCTTAGCTTAGAAGATATCTTTAAGCTCACCAATATCGACCCTTGGTTCTTAGTGCAAATCGAAGAGCTGCTTAGCCTAGAAGCACAAGTTAAAGAGTCTGGCATGTCTAGCATGGATAAGGATTTCTTATACAAGCTTAAACGTAAAGGTTTTGCCGATTCACGTCTTGCTGCGCTGTTAGGTGTTAGCGAATCAGAGATGCGTAAGCTGCGTTATCGCCATGAAATCTATCCGGTTTATAAACGCGTAGATACCTGTGCAGCAGAGTTCTCTACCGATACCGCTTATATGTACTCAACTTATGAAGAAGAGTGTGAAGCCAACCCCACAAATCGTGACAAAATCATGGTGATTGGTGGTGGTCCAAACCGTATTGGTCAAGGTATTGAGTTTGATTATTGCTGTGTTCATGCGGCGTTAGCGCTTCGTGAAGATGGTTTTGAAACTATCATGGTTAACTGTAACCCTGAAACAGTATCAACCGACTACGACACATCTGATAGGCTCTATTTTGAATCCGTCACACTAGAAGATGTGCTTGAAATCGTACGTATCGAAAAGCCTAAAGGCGTTATCGTGCAGTACGGCGGCCAAACACCGCTTAAATTGGCTCGTGATCTAGAGGCTGCTGGCGTACCGATTATTGGTACTAGTCCAGATGCCATCGACCGTGCGGAAGACCGAGAGCGTTTCCAGCAAGCGATTCAACGTTTAGAGATGAAACAACCCGAAAACGATACCGTGACTACCGTTGAGGGCGCTGTCATTTCTGGTGAACGTATCGGTTATCCATTAGTTGTTCGCCCATCTTATGTGCTTGGTGGCCGCGCAATGGAAATCGTATACGATGAGCAAGACTTGCGTCGTTACTTTAGCGAAGCGGTAAGTGTTTCTAATGCATCACCTGTATTGCTTGATCGTTTCTTGGATAATGCGACCGAAGTCGATATCGATGCCATTTGTGATGGTAAAGATGTTGTTGTCGGTGCCATCATGGAACACATTGAACAAGCAGGGGTTCACTCAGGTGACTCAGGTTGCTCCCTACCTCCATACACGCTAAGTCAAGCGATTCAAGATGAGATGCGTGAGCAGGTTAGAAAACTTGCTATGGAACTGGGTGTCGTTGGTTTGATGAACGTGCAGTTTGCGGTTCAAGATAACACCATCTACATGATTGAGGTTAATCCACGTGCCGCTCGTACCGTGCCATTTGTATCGAAAGCGACTGGGGTTCCACTTGCTAAGATCGCCGCGCGCGTTATGGCTGGTCAATCACTTGAAGAGCAAGGTTTCACTAAAGAAGTGATCCCACCTTTCTATTCAGTGAAAGAAGTGGTGCTGCCATTTAATAAGTTCCCAGGTGTTGACCCTTTGCTTGGCCCTGAAATGCGTTCAACGGGGGAAGTCATGGGGGTGGGTGATACCTTTGCTGAAGCTTATGCTAAAGCGCAGCTTGGTGCGACATCAGAAGTACCTAAGTCTGGCCGTGCGCTATTGTCGGTTCGTAATAGCGACAAGAACCGCGTTGCCGATTTAGCGGCTAAATTGATAGAGCTTGGTTACGAAATTGATGCCACCCACGGTACTGCTGTTGTGTTAGGTGAAGCGGGTATTAATCCTCGCTTAGTGAACAAGGTACATGAAGGACGTCCTCATATTCTTGACCGTATCAAGAACGATGAGTATACCTATATCGTCAATACGACTGAAGGTCGTCAAGCAATTGAAGATTCTCGTCAGTTACGTCGTGGTGCACTGCGTTACAAGGTTAATTACACCACGACCTTGAATGCTGCATTTGCAACTTGTATGGCGCATGCGGCAGATGATCGTACCAATGTCACTTCGGTGCAAGAGCTACACAAACGTATTAAAGGCTAA
- the rlmE gene encoding 23S rRNA (uridine(2552)-2'-O)-methyltransferase RlmE → MSGKKRTASSSRWMQEHFDDHYVKLSQKRGLRSRAAFKIEEIQQKDKLIRPGMTVVDLGAAPGGWSQIAVKLAGDNGKVIACDILPMDPIVGVDFLQGDFREEKVLNALLERVGDAKVDVVLSDMAPNMSGTGGVDQPRAMYLVELALDMCHQVLAPNGSFAVKVFQGEGFDEYMKAVKEAFTTVKTRKPDSSRPRSREVYLVATGYKL, encoded by the coding sequence ATGTCAGGTAAAAAACGAACAGCAAGTTCCTCCCGTTGGATGCAGGAACATTTCGATGATCACTATGTAAAGTTATCGCAAAAACGAGGGTTACGTTCGCGTGCCGCGTTTAAAATCGAAGAGATACAACAGAAAGATAAACTGATCCGTCCGGGGATGACCGTTGTGGATTTAGGGGCCGCTCCTGGTGGTTGGTCACAGATTGCGGTTAAATTAGCTGGTGATAATGGTAAAGTTATCGCCTGCGACATTTTACCTATGGATCCCATCGTTGGTGTCGACTTTCTACAAGGTGATTTTCGCGAAGAGAAAGTACTGAATGCCTTACTTGAAAGGGTAGGTGATGCTAAAGTTGATGTTGTACTTTCTGATATGGCGCCTAATATGAGTGGTACAGGTGGTGTGGATCAACCGCGCGCCATGTATTTGGTAGAACTAGCGTTAGATATGTGTCATCAAGTGTTGGCACCCAATGGTAGTTTTGCTGTTAAAGTCTTTCAGGGGGAGGGCTTTGACGAATATATGAAGGCGGTAAAAGAAGCATTTACAACCGTTAAAACACGAAAGCCAGACTCTTCGCGACCGCGTTCGCGTGAAGTCTATCTTGTGGCGACAGGATACAAGTTGTAG
- a CDS encoding FKBP-type peptidyl-prolyl cis-trans isomerase, with the protein MSDKFTTIEQHASYGVGRQLGEQLAANSFEGIDISAVQVGLSDAFEGKESVVSMQDLQTAFTEISQRIQKVQEAAAAAASAEGETFLAENQKRDGVITLESGLQYEIINEGNGDKPGYDSTVRTHYHGTFISGDVFDSSVLRDQPAEFPVSGVIAGWTEALQLMPVGSKWKLYVPHHLAYGERGAGASIPPYSALVFEVELLDIL; encoded by the coding sequence ATGTCTGACAAGTTCACCACAATTGAACAGCATGCCAGCTACGGTGTCGGTCGCCAATTAGGCGAGCAATTAGCGGCAAACTCTTTCGAAGGTATTGATATTTCAGCGGTTCAAGTTGGTTTATCTGATGCTTTTGAAGGTAAAGAGAGCGTTGTTTCTATGCAAGATCTTCAAACTGCCTTCACTGAAATCAGTCAGCGTATTCAGAAGGTACAAGAAGCTGCAGCCGCAGCTGCATCTGCGGAAGGTGAAACTTTCTTAGCTGAAAACCAAAAGCGTGATGGCGTTATTACCTTAGAGTCTGGTCTTCAGTATGAGATCATTAACGAAGGTAACGGCGATAAGCCTGGCTACGACTCAACTGTTCGTACTCACTACCACGGTACTTTCATTAGCGGTGACGTTTTCGATAGTTCAGTATTGCGTGATCAACCAGCCGAGTTCCCTGTTTCTGGTGTTATCGCAGGTTGGACTGAAGCATTACAACTAATGCCTGTGGGTTCTAAGTGGAAGCTATATGTTCCTCATCACCTAGCTTATGGCGAGCGTGGTGCTGGTGCATCTATCCCACCTTATTCAGCCTTAGTATTTGAAGTTGAATTGCTCGACATACTATAA